The following nucleotide sequence is from Aneurinibacillus soli.
ATCCAGCGGAAAAACGTTTCGATTTGCCATCTGGCTTTATAAATCTCCGCAATTTTTTCGGCAGATAGGTCTCTTCGATCCGTTACGACTCGAATCTCATTCCCTTCATCATCTGTAAAAAATATAACACGATGCCGCTCTTGAGAACGACACTGAGAAGTGCCGAGATAGCACGTACTGTCTTTGATTACAGAGGGTGCAGTAGAGGAGCAGCGTCGAAGAGATCGTGGTGTATCGATTGTGACATTTTCTTTGATTCGAATGACGAAAGACTGCTTATCTTTCAGGTATTGATCAAACCGTTCGATTTTTCCGTACGCTCTGTCGGCAACAAGAAGAAAAGAAGGGTTCGCTAGTTGATCTAAGAATGGACTGTCATGTTTACTTCCTATCGATTCGATTACGTGAACAGGCGTTTCCTGATCGGGATCAAAAGCCACATGTAGCTTGATGCCTGCCCGTTTTCCATGATAAAGAGCCCAAGGAAGTCGTGGTTTTCCTACGGTAATGGTAGTGGAATCAACGAGTAAAAGTTTTTTGGGGATCGCTAACTTACGTCTTGTAGCACGGTTACATTTGGACACAAGATGATGAAATAACTTTTTAAATACAGTATAGGGAACATCACTTGCTTTTTTAGAAAAAGTGGAATAGTTAGCGGACGGAAGTCCGCAAGACGATGAGCGATCCGCTCCGTAACGAAATCCTTCCCATTCTTCGAATGCGGCCATGGCCCAGTAATGAAGTAACGTAGAAGTTGTGAATTTCCTTGCTTTTTCCTCGTATTCAACGTCCTGTACCACAGATTGAATCTCCTCTTCTGATAACAGTGTTTGAACAATTGTAGCGAACGTGGTAGACTTTTTCATGAGGTCGCCTCTTTCTGAATCGGTTTGGTGGTACAAACGATTCTACTGAAAAGGCGACCTTTTTTCTACCTTTTATTAGCTAATCAACAGGCTTGATGATTAATAAACAATTTCAGCCCCGCTTATGTTGCTACAGAAGTAGGAGCTTTTTGTATTCCTTTAAAAGTTAGTTATATTAAAAGTTTCTATCGAGGCATCGGCTATACTAATCTCCATTTAGAAATTCGAAAAAGATTATTTCTCCTTTACATCAGCTCCCTTTGTTTGCTTCAATAAAGTCAGGATCACATGTCGAGGAGAGAAAACTATGACCCTTAATTTAGATCACTATGTCGGAAAAATAATCCGTGTCCACTATGCTTCACCCAAGGGAGAGCTTCAGCATACCGGCTTTGTACAGTCTTCCAATGAACGAATGGCACTATCATTACGAGTAAATGATGAAGTCCTGACGATCCCTTGCTATCGCATCCAATCCATCGAGATTGTAGACGATCTCCCGAATTACTTAACCCAGGAACAAATAAACGAATTCCTTAAAGATCATACCGAACTGAATGAAGAGCATACTACCTCTCCATCATCATTCCTACAGCCATCCAACAAGAAAATGTAGTTAATTGTTAAAAAATAGTCGTCTTATCTACAAAAACTAAGAGCTGCGGAACAGAGTCAATAACTCGGAGCTGGATGTGGCTCAGTTCGTATTCCTTACCTTCTATATTGATACTATCACTTTCTTTTATGGCAGAAACGAACCCTGATACATTGTCTGTATTGATTTCATAAAACAGGATGTTACGTTCAAGAAATTTTATATCCATTACCTCCGCCTCCTTTACCTTTACTATGTAGGAACAGAGGACAAGCTGGGTATATCATTTATCGTCAAATTACGACATGCAGCCTTAAACAAGAATCTGGACAAGTTTTGCAAAGATATAAACCTCTTGTGAACTAGTGATACCGCTGTACCAGAAATGATAGCTGGTGCTAACTAACATTTGATCCACATCTCCCCACTCAAAATAAAAAAGCAACCAGGTTATAGCTGCTTAAAATGTTTTTATACAGTTGTTTAAATTCGACACACACTAGCAAATTATCAGTTTCATGCTGTGAAAAGTGTCGGACGATTTTTATTTAACAAGGTTCTAATTATTGGTAATGTCATAGACAGCCCCTATGTTTGCCCTGAGTAAATTGCTTCCTTACACATTCCTCAATTAAGTGCCTATATGGGCACTATTTTTTTGCATAAATCACACAGGTTCCAGCAATAAAGTCATGAATAGCTCTTTTATCTTGACGCATGCTTATCATAAAAGCACTGATAATGGCACCGATGCCGAATGGGATGCTAATAATGATTTTATCCAAAATAGCGGCCCCGAATCTCGTTAGGAATCCAGGTCTCTTTTCTGTGTTCTTCCATCTCATGTTACCTCTCCCCCTGCAATCTTCATGCAATTATATTGTAACTATTCAGCCTGTGGATAGTTACAATTTTTCCGATTTACTTTGCATAACTATTTCTTTTTTCACAATTTCACATATTTTTTTGGTATTTATCCCATACTTTTCTATCATTATAAAGGTGCTAGGACAATAGCATCAAGCATAGTAAGACAGCTCTTTTATGATCGATTATTAAATCTCAAAAACGAAGTGAGGATGATTAGACATGAATATTTCAAGCACATCAATTTTATCCAGCACTAGTTTCACCAATATCAACAATGGACAACAATCACAATCAACAGCTACTACTCAACCTGATGAAAAGCAAGAAGGCACTCAAAAAGCTAAAGGAAATCATCAACACCAGCATCATGGTCATCATAGAAATCATGCTAAAAAATCAGATACCCAATCACAATCATATAGTACATATGCAGTAGCACCTAATCAAAGCGTTCAAACAAATGAAACATCTGAGACATCTCCACAGCCATCCATTGATATGTCGGTATAGCTTTACTGTTTTTTGTAACTGTTCAGCCTGTTACGACATTGTTTAATAAACAGCACAAATAGAGGTAATTCTTTACGGAACTACCTCTGCTTTTATTGTAGAAAAAGGAGAAGTAAGTCTACTCCCGTACAGGCCTATTTTTCTGCATATACTACACAAGTACCCGCTATAAAATCATGGATGGATCGTGTATCTTCCCGGAAAGCTATCATAAAGGCGCTTACAATAAAACCAATCCCCAGTGTTAAGAAGTAAACAAGAGCACTGACTATATCACGCATAATCATGTTTCCAATTCCTACATTTTCTCCATTTACCTTTACAATTCGTATTCCTACAATCCTTTTTCCAACTGTGTATCCATTCCATATAACTGGAAGAGCCAAGGAGTATGTCATCTGGCATACGTCAGACAACCAAGTGTCTTTTGTTTGTCCTGTTATTACGTATTCTATAATCAATAATGGAATACCAATAATGATTGCATCCAGAATAAGCGCTCCTATCCTTACCAATAATCCCGCTCGTTTACCTGTGCTGTGCTCCATAACTATCTATCTCCCCCTATTAAAGCCCTTTACTCTATTTTATAGAAGATAATATCATATAATTATAAATTTTTACACAAAAAGGTATTTTTGCGAGGTTACATATGGGCACAACAAGAGAATACAGAAACTGTGATAATTGCTGGTGGGCAAAAGACACGAGATGTAAGGGACTGCTTTTTAATTTTCTTCTCGTTCTACTTCTGCCGTTCCCAGCGCCGCTCCTTTCGCTCCCGGTAAGCTTGAACGCTACCTTCCCAGCCTACGAAACAACATAGAAATGAGCGCAAAACAAGTAAAAGGTCTATCTTCGTTTTGGAACTGTGCATTGAACAAGAAAAACTGCATCAATAAAAATATAGACAAATAAATAAAATACCCACTATAATACAAACGAATTAAATAATAGTTTGTTTTATATGTATTAGGAGGGATATCACGAATCAGTTTACATGCAAGATAGCAGTCATCACTGGAGCAGCAAGCGGGATCGGCCGCGCATTGGCAACACGCTGCGCACAGAAAGGAATGAAGGTCGTACTTGCCGATGTGGAAGAAGCAGCGCTAGCAAAAGGCCGAGCAGGAATTGAAAGCAGCTGGTGCAACCGTCCTCTCCGTCGTGACCGATGTAGCCAAAGAGCGCGACATCCAGGCGCTGGCGCAGAAAACCGATTGCCACATCGTGAACACAGCTTCCCGAGCAGGCCTTGAATCGGGTCCCGGCACCGGTGTCTACCGTGTAAGCAAGCACGCTCTAGTTAGCCTAACGGAGACCCTCTACCACGAATTGAAGATGGTCCGAGCTCGCATCGGAGTCTCCGTCCTCTGTCCTGGATCTGTGCGAACACAAATATGCGATGCTGATCGCAATCGACCTTCCGAGTTTAGCAAGCCTGGCGATATCATGCCGCCCTCACCACAGGAAAGTAAGATCATCGAATTCATCCGGGCGGGTGTCGAGCAAGGAATTTCACCCGAAGAAGTAGCTGAGCTGACCTTCAGCGCCATTGCGAACAACCAGTTTTACATCATGCCTGATCCCGACTATAAGCAAGCCGTGCAACAACGGATGGACGATATTTTGAACCAGCAAAACCCGACATTCGTCATCCCTGATTCCTTGTAAGGGAACTGACGATTCCCTTGTGCCCATTTTTTATTAGCTCATGTTCCGCTTCCTAGGTATTCACATAGGATGTAACTGTTCAAATGTGAAGGGAGATGGAAAGATGAGTTCTCAAGAGTATCAGGTACAAGGTGAAAATTATCAGGTTCCACCAATTTCGCCATATGCAACACAGGATGAAATGTATCGAATGGTAATGCATCCAATGCAAGGAGTTGTTCCAATGCCTAATTTTCCGGTACAAGGAGCGATGGCTCCAATGCCGAATTATCCCGTGATGGGTGAAATGGCTCCGATGCCAAATGCTCCTGTGATGGGCGAAACAATGCCAATGCCGAACGCCCCTGTAATGGGCGAAACAGCATCAATGCCAAATGCCCCTGTGATGAGTGCAATGCATCCTATGTATGGAGGAATGCACCACATGCACCATGTTCATTATGTGTGTAAAGTAAATCCATATCTTTTCAAAACGCTGTGTACACTGATCGGACATAAAGTAGTAATCGAAACCGTCCGTGATAAACACGTTGGAAAGCTCATAGATGTGAAGCCAGATCACATCGTACTTGAGTCTATGCATGCAGTTTTCTTTATTCGGATTCAGGAAATTGTTTCGATTATGCCTATTCCACATTGTCATCATGGTCATCATCACAAGAAGCACCGTGACAGCAGAGAAGTTCAAAATGACTAAATCAAAATTGAAAAAACAAACAAGCCTCCCACTAATTCCGGGAGGCTTTTGACTGTATCCTCTTTTACCGTATGTTCAAGTGTCCGTTTTATTGCACAAATCTCCCGCCTAATTGTTGTTCTGCAAGCTGAATAGTCACGATTGTTAATCTATCCACCTGATGCTTTCTGTCGGACATTCGTCTCTTGCGCTCATTGCTTTGCTCACGAATTCTTTCGGAACTTCAACGAAATCTTTTAGACCTCCCGGCAACTTTACGAATGAATATCCATCATCATCCGATTCATAAACACCTGGACAAGTAGAATAGCATGCCTCACAAGCTATACATGTTTCTTGATCAACGTATGTTTTTGCCATGGTATCATCTCCCCCTTTACATTAATAAAAACCTTCAAGAGTCCAATCAAAGACATTCTGCATTTAACAATTTTAGGATCACTCCAAGATTATACAATTTTAAACAAGGATTTCGAACTACTTTTTCTGAAATTAGCGTAAAATAAAAAACCCCACCGTCCAAATAGCCAGGGCTAGTAACATTACTCTGCTTTTTTAGCATCTACATGTGATTGACCAAGGATATAAGCTACCACTACACCAGCAATAGACATAATGGATTCTTCTGGGATATTTAACCCAAGTCTATTATTGGCAATTACAAGACCAGCTGTTACAATGGCCATCCAGAACTTACGAGATTTAAGTTTCTCCATTATTGGTTTCCCCCTTTCTGCCTGATGCTTTTCTGATCTCATCTGCAAGATCAGATCATTCTTTTTGATCGGCACGTACTGTATCAGCTGCCGTATGGTATTCATCTAACTTTTGTGGAGATTTGTCCGGCTTTGCATTTTCTTCCTGACACATAGCTCCTTTTTATATGGTATGTTCGTTCGTGTTTATCTGCTTGTTCGTTCGCCTTAGTTTTACGTGAAATAGAAAAAGGCGCGATTGCTCACGCCTATGCTAATTAATTGAGATCCACAGTGAATCTGTTTGGTATTTGGTATAAATCTTCCGTTTGTACAAACCTTATTAGTACATCAAATTATGGAGGGATAACAAAATGAATGAACACAACCGTAAAAAAGAAGCAACTAACGCAGCGAATACAGACGATTCATTCGATCTTGTAGTTGATGGGTTTGAACGCATGATGACCCCATCAAAAGAAACCATGAAAAAGATTGAATCTGATCAGGATGATAATATCGATGATGTAACACTTATTTAAATATCACTACTCTTCATCATCCCGCTCAATCGGCACCTGCACGTAGTTACTCGTAAACGCATCAACATAATCATCTATATTTTCAGAAGGCTCCCATGTATACGTCAGAATCGGAGCAGGAGCGAGTTGATCAAAGTAAGATGGCCATACGTATTCCAGCTTTAGCTTTTTGTTTTGCAAGAAAGATTCAGCGGCTTTTTCTTTTGATATAACCCCTTTTGGCACAGGAAGAGAGAGCGTCTCTTTGTACGGAGCAAGCGAAAAACTAATGATTTTTCCCGTTGCTGAATCGACAGTCACCATGTGTAACCGTTCCATGACCGGGATGCCTTCATATCGTTCAAAGAACCAGAAATGGTGATTTTCCTGTTCATTACCTACAAATTTAGGCAACTTCCCCTTATCCACCCAAGCTGGAGGTTGTTCTAGTCCGAATGTAGCATATTGTACATCCAGTTCTTTGGCTGTAGGCCCGGTATACTTTTCAATGAATGCGAGCGCTGTTGCAAACGCCTCTTCCTTGCTGACTGTTGCTGGATGACTATTTTCGCCGCTTATATCAAGGCTTGCAGAGGTAATCCAGCCGCTTGCTTTTTCACCATTTGCGTGAATGCTGATGTCTTTTGCATTAGTCCAGGAATAATTAAGGTATGGATCCCCTTGTCCGTCTCTAGAAAAAGGTGGATCATCATGTTTTTGCAGTTGTATCTGGCTAAAGTCGAAGTTGAACGCTTTACTTACTACTTCTGCTGCTTCCTTTTCTGAATGAGCGACTAGTTTATTTCCTTGCGGATGGATCTGCACGACTTTCCACGGGGCAGAGAAGAAAGAATCTTGTTTAATTTCTTCCCCTGTCATCGTGCTAATGGATTTACCGGTTTGAGCGTCGAAAAATCCGTAATTCAGTAAATCATATCGTAGCGCCAGCTTTGTTTCTTGTTCTTCTTTCAGGGAACTGTAAGATTTTTCAGGCTGTTTTTCTACGTACTGGAGTGCAAGACTATCTTCGGTAATGAGCTGTTTTTTCATATCCTCAGCAGAGCGGATATGTGTAGCAGTTGGAATAGCTACATTTTTTAGATTGGGTGGATTGTACCTAAAACTCACAATATGTCCTACACCATCTACTTCCATACGAAAGAATTCACGGCTAGAAACGGGAATATTGTTGAGCAAAAACGGGAATTCAACTTGACGCTCTGCCCAGGTAGTTGGGTTTTGGTCGCTATCATATATGGTAGATGAACCGCTTCCATTTGAAGTAGGTTCACCAAATTGTTTTCGCCCTTCAGCGCCCAGCCAACTGATAAGGAATTGCTCTGCTTTCTCTTTCGCTAACGTGGTAGACGGTTTTTTCTTGGAGACCCATTCCTTCATTTGAATATCAAACGAACGAAGCTCTCCTGTCTCCATATCGAAAGTCAGATGTCCGCTGGAGCCAATAGAAGCATCTGTAAGTGAGATGGAAAACGTGTTAGTAATCTTATCCGGTGTACTTGTCTCAATACGCAGTTGTTTAAAGGCTGGTTGTAACGTAAAGAGCCTGTCCATCGTTTTTTGAATCATCGGGGGAATCGGAGCTACTTCCGGAACCCCAGCTACCTGTTTAACAGTAGCTGACGTGTGTTCTTGTTCCGCGGCAAGTACCACTCCTGTTGGAAGTAGTGTGGCTGCCAGAAGAAGAGCGGTGAATGAGCGTTTCATTGTATCTCCCCTTTACTATGCAAAAATTACAATATATTACCATGATACAGATAAACAAAACAATTTCAACAGTATTTCCCAAATCATATGGTTTTACATAATAAAAAGCACTCCCTATTGGGAATGCTTTTCCGAAATGGTTTTTACATGTAAAGCATATATTTCTTCCTCTAGAGAAGTAAATTGTTGTTGAATGACAGTTCTAGCATCACGTAACGCCTGATTATAAATAATGGGTGCTGTTTGATTCAATATAAAATCGAGTAGCTGTTCAGCTTCCAGGTTACCTATAGTCTCCTCTCTTTCCTCACTAAAATAAAGTTGGATGTTACTGATGATGTCGTCCTTAAGTTCCCTTGGTATTTTCTTAATAAGCATGACAGAATCCCCAATCTATCGAGAATTTTTAATTTTGCTTACGAGCGTCCTTTTTCGTACAAATAAAAAACATAATCAGTAGAAACACCTGAATGTCCTAACTGCCGCAGCATGTCCGTTACCTGTCCACGATGATATGTTCCGTGATTAACTACGTGTTGTATTAACTCAGAAAGACGAGTTTCTAAACGACCAAAATGAGGATGCTCAATTGAAAATGCTTCATCTAGATTTTGCTTGTGTTCAAAAAAAGCTTTGTAGCGTTCGGATAAAGTGAGGAACGCTGTTTCCATTTCATGTACACTTTTCCCCCTCGTGGTCTCTGACAATTGCTGTAATAGCTCGATACTTGTAGAAAAGCTATCACCAGACATAACACTTAACCACAAAGCATCCATCAGATAGATATGTGTCAATGCTTCCGAAACAGAAGGAAAGACTCCTTGAGCTTCTTTATTGTAAATTTCCTGCTGCAGATTCTTTACATGCTCTAAAATTCTTTTGTTTGCCCAGGTATGGTAATCATATAGTTGTACTGCTTGATTATTCACTAGAACACACCCCTTTTTCTATATTTTACATCATCATCCTTTATTTTTGATTTTAAATTTTCTGTATATGAAAAGACGCCGCTAATTCAGAAAAAACAGGGATCGTATCGATTCTTTCATCACCGACTTCAATTTCAAATCCCATGTTTGATACCTTTTAGCATTACAATCGCACAATTTGCATTTGCATTTATTCTTTTGTGGATTTTAACCTTATTAGGATGCTATCGAGCTTTACACCAAAAACGTTTTTTAGGTATGCGTGCTATAACGTTCTTTTCATTTTTAGTTCCCGGTATATTTCTGGCAAATGGTATAGGTCATCTACTACAATTTATTTTCTTTCAGAGTTATGTCCCGGGTGTTGTTACATCTGTTTTGATTATATATCCGTATTCTTTTTTCACTTTAAAGTACTTGTTACGAAACAATTTGTTGACGCTTAAAAGATTTCTTTTGTTTTTATTTTTAGGATTCTTTTTGCAAGCTCCTTTTGCGTTACTAGCGCTTTTACTTGCAAAGGTCTTACTTTGATTTCTTTCATTCATCCGCCTATCTCCGTTCTAAAAGAAAAAGCCACTCCATCGGAGCGACTCTTTATCCTTGCTTATTGCCAGTATAGAAATTGATATCCTTCTTCCTGATCTGCTTCCTCATTATTCGGTTGATTCTCTTCGCTTAAAATAAAGCTCGATACATCCGTATCCAGTTTATCGTTTCGATACTGATTTTCTCCCGGAGCAAATCGTGTTGCAGGAAGAGAGTCGTGTTCTTTCTTTTTATCCATTAACCCTCACCATCCTTTCTGCAGTTGGTTAACATACATTTTTATTATGTCCTGTACTATTGCGTTAAATCCTTCTAAATCAGGGGTTTGACGCTTTTTGTTGTGTCTTGTTGCGTTAAATTCCGCTACGTTTGTCGCAAATCAAAAAGCGGCCTTTATGGCCGCTATCCTTCTCTATTATAATATTTTGATAATTATAAAAATTAATTTCTTATTTTACATTATTACATAGCTTGCCAATATTCTCTATTTCCACAGAGACGACATCGCCTGACTTCATTGGACAACTGCCAGAAGGTGAACCAGTAGCCAAGACATCACCCGGCTCCAGTGTCATAATCTGTGAGATCCAACTAATAAGGAAAGGAATAGAAAATGACATCTGATTGGTATTACAATCTTGTACGACCTCGCCGTTTAAAGTTGTAACGATTCGTAAATTAGTTGGATCTACACCTGTCACAATCCATGGACCCAAAGGACCAAACGTGTCAAAACCTTTGCCGCGTGTATACTGAGGATCCGTATGTGTAAGGTCTCTTGCAGTCACATCATTAAATACAGTACAGCCCAAAACATAATCTAATGCCTCTTCTTCTTTTATGTTTTTGCCGCGTTTCCCAATAACAAGCGCCAATTCGCCCTCCATTTCCACCTGATTGGTTAAATCATTTGGCGGAAGAATGATTTCCCCCTGATCTGGAATCAAGGCAGATATCGGTTTTAAAAATAAAAGCGGTTGTTTGAGATTGGCCTGTCCCCCAACTTCTTTTACGTGTTCCGCATATGTCCAACCGAAATTAACCACTTTTGAGGGAACTACAGGCTCCAAAATTTTCACATCGCTATATTTAACTCTTACACCGTCATATTTTAGTTGATTATTTGCAATTTCAGTAAAATTACTGGATAATTGTAAAATCTCATCATCCTCAACAATTCCGTAGTATACTTTACTGTCATGATTCTGATAGCGAACTATCGTTTGTGTTTTTCGTATTACTTGCATTACCACAACAACTCAACTCCATCCAAACAGATTAGATATTCGTTTCTTCTCTAATGAATTACAAATTCGCAATATGTCAAATGCGGATCTGTATTTGAACTATCTTAATCTATTAGGAAATTTTCATCAAGTGCTAAGTTTGCTCTCGTACATTGGGCTTCGTCAAAATCATTCTCCAAGTTTAGATCAGCGGACTCCGCCATTACCGGAATTTTTCTACATACTCATGCAGAAAAGCGTCTAGTGTGCGTGGCTCTCTACCGAGCAAGCTCTTTACAGTGTCCGTAGGTCTTTCCGGCACCACCGTAGACATGGCTTGAATTTCCACAACA
It contains:
- a CDS encoding IS4 family transposase encodes the protein MKKSTTFATIVQTLLSEEEIQSVVQDVEYEEKARKFTTSTLLHYWAMAAFEEWEGFRYGADRSSSCGLPSANYSTFSKKASDVPYTVFKKLFHHLVSKCNRATRRKLAIPKKLLLVDSTTITVGKPRLPWALYHGKRAGIKLHVAFDPDQETPVHVIESIGSKHDSPFLDQLANPSFLLVADRAYGKIERFDQYLKDKQSFVIRIKENVTIDTPRSLRRCSSTAPSVIKDSTCYLGTSQCRSQERHRVIFFTDDEGNEIRVVTDRRDLSAEKIAEIYKARWQIETFFRWIKQHVNVPVLFGTTKNAVYGQLYTALITYVLIKWIYEKAKPMVSRFAMLSFIQFARLLRFESLQAEWMIAIHTIISRSLLIQGSSLSKIG
- a CDS encoding RDD family protein, which produces MRWKNTEKRPGFLTRFGAAILDKIIISIPFGIGAIISAFMISMRQDKRAIHDFIAGTCVIYAKK
- a CDS encoding RDD family protein; amino-acid sequence: MEHSTGKRAGLLVRIGALILDAIIIGIPLLIIEYVITGQTKDTWLSDVCQMTYSLALPVIWNGYTVGKRIVGIRIVKVNGENVGIGNMIMRDIVSALVYFLTLGIGFIVSAFMIAFREDTRSIHDFIAGTCVVYAEK
- a CDS encoding SDR family NAD(P)-dependent oxidoreductase, giving the protein MTDVAKERDIQALAQKTDCHIVNTASRAGLESGPGTGVYRVSKHALVSLTETLYHELKMVRARIGVSVLCPGSVRTQICDADRNRPSEFSKPGDIMPPSPQESKIIEFIRAGVEQGISPEEVAELTFSAIANNQFYIMPDPDYKQAVQQRMDDILNQQNPTFVIPDSL
- a CDS encoding YuzF family protein, giving the protein MSSQEYQVQGENYQVPPISPYATQDEMYRMVMHPMQGVVPMPNFPVQGAMAPMPNYPVMGEMAPMPNAPVMGETMPMPNAPVMGETASMPNAPVMSAMHPMYGGMHHMHHVHYVCKVNPYLFKTLCTLIGHKVVIETVRDKHVGKLIDVKPDHIVLESMHAVFFIRIQEIVSIMPIPHCHHGHHHKKHRDSREVQND
- a CDS encoding ferredoxin; amino-acid sequence: MAKTYVDQETCIACEACYSTCPGVYESDDDGYSFVKLPGGLKDFVEVPKEFVSKAMSARDECPTESIRWID
- a CDS encoding YcdB/YcdC domain-containing protein encodes the protein MKRSFTALLLAATLLPTGVVLAAEQEHTSATVKQVAGVPEVAPIPPMIQKTMDRLFTLQPAFKQLRIETSTPDKITNTFSISLTDASIGSSGHLTFDMETGELRSFDIQMKEWVSKKKPSTTLAKEKAEQFLISWLGAEGRKQFGEPTSNGSGSSTIYDSDQNPTTWAERQVEFPFLLNNIPVSSREFFRMEVDGVGHIVSFRYNPPNLKNVAIPTATHIRSAEDMKKQLITEDSLALQYVEKQPEKSYSSLKEEQETKLALRYDLLNYGFFDAQTGKSISTMTGEEIKQDSFFSAPWKVVQIHPQGNKLVAHSEKEAAEVVSKAFNFDFSQIQLQKHDDPPFSRDGQGDPYLNYSWTNAKDISIHANGEKASGWITSASLDISGENSHPATVSKEEAFATALAFIEKYTGPTAKELDVQYATFGLEQPPAWVDKGKLPKFVGNEQENHHFWFFERYEGIPVMERLHMVTVDSATGKIISFSLAPYKETLSLPVPKGVISKEKAAESFLQNKKLKLEYVWPSYFDQLAPAPILTYTWEPSENIDDYVDAFTSNYVQVPIERDDEE
- a CDS encoding DUF2164 domain-containing protein; protein product: MLIKKIPRELKDDIISNIQLYFSEEREETIGNLEAEQLLDFILNQTAPIIYNQALRDARTVIQQQFTSLEEEIYALHVKTISEKHSQ
- a CDS encoding DinB family protein, producing MNNQAVQLYDYHTWANKRILEHVKNLQQEIYNKEAQGVFPSVSEALTHIYLMDALWLSVMSGDSFSTSIELLQQLSETTRGKSVHEMETAFLTLSERYKAFFEHKQNLDEAFSIEHPHFGRLETRLSELIQHVVNHGTYHRGQVTDMLRQLGHSGVSTDYVFYLYEKGRS
- a CDS encoding fumarylacetoacetate hydrolase family protein — translated: MQVIRKTQTIVRYQNHDSKVYYGIVEDDEILQLSSNFTEIANNQLKYDGVRVKYSDVKILEPVVPSKVVNFGWTYAEHVKEVGGQANLKQPLLFLKPISALIPDQGEIILPPNDLTNQVEMEGELALVIGKRGKNIKEEEALDYVLGCTVFNDVTARDLTHTDPQYTRGKGFDTFGPLGPWIVTGVDPTNLRIVTTLNGEVVQDCNTNQMSFSIPFLISWISQIMTLEPGDVLATGSPSGSCPMKSGDVVSVEIENIGKLCNNVK